The following coding sequences are from one Treponema parvum window:
- the nusB gene encoding transcription antitermination factor NusB: MSRRKGRVLAFQALYSWDVGGIPKDSLMSFSWAEAQGKSGIDESTKTFAAFIIAGTLEHIEEIDKRIKANLSKNWDFSRLDRVALAILRMSVYSLLFQNDIPPTIVMDEAVGIAKEFGSDDSYKFINAMLDSVSKNPGSVV, encoded by the coding sequence GTGTCAAGGCGAAAAGGGCGCGTCCTTGCTTTTCAGGCGCTTTATTCATGGGACGTAGGTGGAATACCTAAAGATTCTCTTATGTCCTTTTCATGGGCTGAAGCGCAGGGCAAATCCGGCATAGATGAAAGTACCAAAACTTTTGCAGCCTTTATCATAGCGGGAACTCTTGAACACATTGAAGAGATAGATAAGCGCATTAAGGCCAATCTTTCCAAAAATTGGGATTTTTCGCGTTTGGACCGCGTTGCGCTTGCCATATTGCGTATGAGCGTATATTCATTGCTGTTTCAAAACGACATTCCGCCTACCATCGTTATGGATGAAGCGGTCGGTATCGCAAAGGAATTCGGCTCCGACGATTCATACAAATTTATAAACGCCATGCTTGATTCCGTCAGTAAAAACCCCGGATCCGTTGTATAA
- a CDS encoding peptidylprolyl isomerase, translating to MKRIAAGVVLVLMTLAGLAAQSDLQVLAVVKLNKNETVTLKELRNRVEIYQKQNNKVLDMEQRRAVLEALVNEKLILQAAQKANVTVTDSQVDQSFLQYISQQLGQAVTEQQFADFIRKQENLSLDDFFERQFGLTLAGYKAHLKTQLIVQRYILSQKRDELQSVMPTDKEIRSFYEMNKATFVQSDILRMFLAMVPKGQDSAAAKNKAEGLLNDYKNKTQTLDQLSVRSRIENSGFQAGELTVSKTQQHAHQLGLSYNDLLTLFSRDPGYVSDITETDKDFQFYVIQEKFPAKMLELSDVVQPGTTITVYDYIKQNLTQQKQSQFMLKAAQDISASLNTDENVEWKKAGPSLDKLLAWEGKN from the coding sequence ATGAAACGCATTGCTGCTGGCGTTGTTCTTGTTTTGATGACTCTTGCGGGGCTTGCCGCTCAGTCGGATTTGCAGGTACTTGCCGTTGTAAAATTGAATAAAAATGAGACCGTCACTTTAAAAGAACTCAGAAACCGCGTCGAAATTTATCAAAAGCAGAACAACAAGGTTCTTGACATGGAGCAACGAAGAGCGGTGCTTGAAGCGCTTGTTAATGAAAAACTCATTCTTCAAGCGGCTCAAAAAGCTAACGTGACCGTTACGGACAGTCAGGTGGACCAGTCTTTTTTGCAATATATTTCACAACAGCTGGGACAAGCGGTAACGGAGCAGCAGTTTGCCGATTTTATCCGTAAACAGGAAAATCTTTCTTTGGACGATTTTTTTGAAAGACAGTTCGGACTTACGCTTGCCGGGTATAAGGCTCATCTTAAGACGCAGCTCATCGTGCAGCGGTATATTTTAAGCCAAAAACGCGACGAACTTCAGTCCGTAATGCCTACGGACAAGGAGATCCGCTCTTTTTATGAAATGAATAAGGCCACCTTTGTGCAAAGCGATATTCTTAGGATGTTTTTGGCCATGGTGCCGAAAGGGCAGGACAGCGCCGCCGCAAAAAACAAGGCGGAAGGGCTTTTAAACGATTATAAGAATAAAACTCAAACTTTGGATCAGCTTTCAGTCAGATCGAGAATCGAAAATTCGGGTTTTCAGGCGGGAGAACTGACCGTAAGCAAAACCCAGCAGCACGCCCATCAGTTGGGGCTTTCTTATAACGATCTGCTTACGCTTTTTTCAAGAGATCCCGGTTACGTTTCCGACATAACAGAAACGGATAAAGATTTTCAATTCTATGTGATTCAGGAAAAATTTCCGGCTAAAATGCTTGAACTGAGCGACGTCGTTCAGCCGGGAACAACCATAACGGTTTATGATTATATTAAACAAAATCTTACGCAGCAAAAACAAAGCCAGTTCATGTTGAAAGCCGCGCAGGATATTTCGGCTTCTCTTAATACGGATGAAAACGTAGAATGGAAAAAGGCGGGCCCCTCGCTTGACAAATTGCTCGCATGGGAAGGAAAAAACTAG
- a CDS encoding alanine--tRNA ligase yields MTVNELRTKYISFFKSKGHAEISGKSLLPENDPTVLFTTAGMQPLVPYLMGEAHPQGKRLTDYQKCVRTGDIDSVGDAAHLTFFEMLGNWSLGDYFKKESIAFSYEFLTSPEYLGIDPKKLSITVFEGEEGIPRDEESAAIWESLGIPRERIYFLPREDNWWGPAGATGPCGPDTEIFYDTEKPGCGSECRPGDKSGRYVEIWNNVFMQYNKDAEGKFLPLARKCVDTGMGIERTVAMLNGMKTVYEIDVFVPVINCIEELTGKKYGNDEQVDVSMRIIADHIRTATFILGDPKAVTPSNVGAGYILRRIIRRAVRHGRKLGLDGIFLSKPAKIIIEEYIGAYPEFEGRQKFIFDELTAEENKFLSTLKKGEAEFAKLLPNLQKNPKKIIPGRVAFRLYDTFGFPIELTEELACENGMTVDIEAFKAEEKKHQEESRTLSAGTFKGGLADHSEITTKYHTATHLLQQALVEVLGNHIAQRGSNITAERMRFDFVQPRPMTQEEIKRVEDIVNEKIKEDLPVTMEVMDIEDAKKYGARALFGEKYDSQVKVYSIGNFSKEVCGGPHVQHTGQIGRFKIVKEQSSSAGVRRIRAVIEDSAP; encoded by the coding sequence ATGACTGTAAATGAATTACGAACTAAATATATATCATTTTTTAAAAGCAAAGGTCATGCAGAAATAAGCGGAAAATCACTGTTACCCGAAAACGATCCTACGGTACTGTTTACCACGGCCGGTATGCAGCCGCTCGTCCCGTATCTTATGGGCGAAGCGCACCCTCAGGGAAAGCGCCTTACGGATTACCAAAAATGCGTGCGCACAGGCGACATCGATTCCGTAGGGGACGCAGCCCACTTAACTTTTTTTGAAATGCTCGGAAATTGGTCGCTCGGTGATTATTTTAAAAAAGAATCGATAGCATTCAGTTATGAGTTTTTAACTTCTCCAGAATATTTAGGAATAGATCCTAAAAAACTTTCCATCACGGTTTTTGAAGGCGAAGAAGGAATTCCGCGCGATGAAGAGTCCGCCGCTATTTGGGAAAGCCTCGGCATTCCGCGGGAGCGTATTTATTTTTTGCCGCGGGAAGACAACTGGTGGGGCCCTGCGGGAGCTACAGGCCCGTGCGGACCCGATACTGAAATTTTTTACGACACCGAAAAGCCCGGCTGCGGCTCAGAATGTCGCCCCGGCGACAAAAGCGGCAGATATGTTGAAATTTGGAACAACGTCTTTATGCAATACAATAAAGATGCGGAAGGAAAATTTCTTCCTCTTGCGCGCAAATGCGTCGACACCGGCATGGGCATAGAGCGCACCGTGGCCATGCTTAACGGAATGAAGACCGTCTATGAAATAGATGTTTTTGTTCCCGTTATAAACTGTATCGAAGAATTGACAGGGAAAAAATACGGAAACGACGAGCAGGTAGACGTTTCCATGCGCATCATCGCCGATCACATACGTACCGCGACGTTTATATTGGGGGATCCCAAAGCCGTTACGCCGAGCAATGTAGGAGCCGGATATATCTTGCGCCGCATAATCCGCCGCGCCGTGCGGCACGGACGCAAACTCGGCCTTGACGGAATTTTCCTTTCAAAGCCTGCAAAGATCATCATTGAAGAGTACATTGGCGCCTATCCCGAATTTGAAGGCCGGCAAAAATTCATTTTTGACGAGCTCACCGCCGAAGAGAATAAATTTCTTTCGACTTTAAAAAAAGGCGAAGCCGAATTTGCAAAACTTCTGCCGAACCTTCAAAAAAATCCTAAAAAGATCATACCCGGCAGGGTGGCTTTCCGGCTGTACGACACTTTCGGCTTTCCGATTGAACTTACGGAAGAGTTGGCATGTGAAAACGGAATGACGGTCGATATTGAAGCTTTCAAGGCGGAAGAAAAAAAACATCAGGAAGAAAGCCGCACTTTGAGTGCGGGAACCTTTAAAGGCGGTCTTGCCGATCACAGCGAGATTACAACCAAATATCACACGGCTACGCATCTTTTGCAGCAGGCCCTCGTCGAAGTTTTAGGCAATCACATTGCCCAAAGGGGCTCGAATATTACGGCGGAACGCATGAGGTTCGATTTTGTTCAGCCGCGGCCGATGACGCAGGAAGAAATTAAAAGGGTTGAAGACATCGTAAACGAAAAGATTAAAGAAGATCTCCCTGTAACTATGGAAGTGATGGATATTGAAGACGCAAAAAAATACGGTGCTAGGGCGCTTTTCGGTGAAAAGTACGACAGCCAGGTAAAAGTTTATTCCATAGGAAATTTCAGCAAGGAAGTTTGCGGCGGCCCGCACGTACAGCACACTGGACAGATAGGCCGGTTTAAAATCGTAAAAGAGCAGTCGTCTTCCGCCGGAGTGCGCCGTATTCGCGCCGTAATCGAAGATTCTGCGCCGTAA
- a CDS encoding pallilysin-related adhesin: MKNRAVFVFFVIFAACMTIFFIIYGSASSKNSAPPQPKIVTPFTGTARSEAAENNPLASSDGGLTSFIPLNSDETLVSILTLDIDNDMRDDQINLVQKLTKPYLYLLIGLYNPGTGAYERTAELETPITQIHSFSYACIDVLGDHRPVLVYQGVTDDGISVLQIYRIRKGRNRVAVLENIGDFRSDGSIFVQQQPRDQAYELSQVNAAPFPIIVYGSDPESAGDGHEQFQIKYEWKAQQNKFVQTERIRLSDSRIAANELAKIRDGTVKTFANYLKGVWYKTSDDGKGIRYLFFDPENSEIILQHNDTEEVYTWFESYLSSSGIYLSTENLSISSLHRRYYITLVAADEIRLRIQEDLGMTINEINLWDGNYKKADTKASFGTKAARSQDFIKDLTSGDDWYSADGTKFSFSADTYTASGDSSNEAGKFSILEIDGEPVIMFRPLGERSFLKSAYQLSYKEVVPQAAPSRRTGVPTAVTDRNTIIMHAISLSLKNPAPLKTAPLTLSRNSAQTARK; encoded by the coding sequence ATGAAAAACCGCGCCGTTTTTGTTTTTTTTGTGATTTTCGCAGCCTGTATGACGATTTTCTTTATAATATACGGGAGCGCTTCTTCCAAAAATTCGGCTCCGCCTCAGCCTAAAATAGTTACGCCGTTTACCGGAACCGCTAGATCGGAAGCTGCGGAGAACAATCCTTTGGCGTCGAGCGACGGCGGGCTGACGTCTTTTATTCCTCTTAATTCCGACGAAACTCTAGTGAGCATTTTAACGCTTGATATTGATAACGACATGCGCGACGATCAGATCAATCTTGTACAAAAACTTACAAAGCCCTATTTGTATTTGCTCATAGGTTTATACAATCCGGGTACGGGCGCTTACGAGCGTACGGCGGAATTGGAAACTCCGATAACGCAGATACATTCGTTTTCCTATGCGTGCATAGATGTTTTAGGCGATCACCGTCCTGTTCTTGTTTATCAGGGTGTCACGGATGACGGAATTTCCGTTTTGCAGATATATCGCATACGCAAAGGCAGGAATAGGGTAGCCGTTTTGGAAAACATCGGCGATTTCCGTTCCGACGGAAGTATCTTTGTCCAGCAGCAGCCGCGCGATCAAGCTTACGAACTTTCCCAAGTTAACGCCGCTCCGTTCCCTATAATAGTATACGGTTCGGATCCTGAATCTGCCGGCGACGGACACGAGCAATTCCAGATAAAATACGAATGGAAAGCGCAGCAGAATAAATTCGTACAGACTGAACGCATAAGGCTGAGCGACAGCCGTATAGCCGCAAACGAGCTTGCAAAAATTCGAGACGGAACGGTAAAAACCTTCGCCAATTATCTTAAGGGCGTGTGGTATAAAACTTCCGACGACGGGAAAGGCATAAGGTATTTGTTTTTTGATCCTGAAAATTCGGAAATAATACTTCAGCACAACGATACGGAAGAAGTGTACACATGGTTTGAAAGCTATTTAAGCAGTTCGGGAATTTATCTTTCGACGGAAAATCTGTCCATATCGAGCCTTCACAGGCGCTATTATATAACCCTTGTTGCGGCCGACGAAATCCGGCTAAGGATACAGGAAGACTTGGGCATGACTATAAACGAGATTAATCTGTGGGACGGCAATTATAAAAAGGCTGACACAAAGGCGTCTTTCGGAACAAAAGCGGCAAGGTCCCAGGATTTTATAAAAGACCTTACTTCAGGCGACGACTGGTATTCCGCCGACGGCACAAAATTTTCATTTTCGGCGGATACGTATACCGCTTCGGGAGATTCGTCGAATGAAGCCGGTAAATTTTCCATACTGGAAATAGACGGCGAGCCCGTTATTATGTTCCGCCCTTTAGGCGAAAGATCTTTTCTTAAATCGGCTTATCAGCTTTCTTATAAAGAAGTCGTTCCTCAAGCCGCCCCGTCCCGCAGGACGGGAGTTCCTACGGCGGTTACGGACCGGAATACGATTATAATGCATGCGATTTCTCTTTCTTTAAAAAATCCGGCGCCGCTTAAAACGGCCCCTTTAACGCTTTCAAGGAATTCGGCGCAGACTGCGCGTAAATAA
- a CDS encoding rubredoxin produces the protein MAKYVCNLCAYEYNPKEGDPASNIPAGTKWEDLPDTWVCPICGAGKEEFTVEE, from the coding sequence ATGGCTAAATATGTATGCAATCTTTGTGCCTATGAGTACAATCCGAAAGAAGGCGACCCCGCGTCGAACATTCCGGCAGGAACAAAATGGGAAGATCTTCCGGACACTTGGGTGTGTCCGATATGCGGTGCGGGAAAAGAAGAATTCACCGTAGAAGAGTAA
- a CDS encoding desulfoferrodoxin family protein, whose product MASKKFFICKHCGNIIGMIESAGVPVVCCGEKMTELVPNTTDAAQEKHVPDVTVSGNTVTVKIGSIAHPMTQEHFISWVYVETAQGGQRKKINPGDMPEVVFALTEKDKPIAAYAYCNLHGLWKKDL is encoded by the coding sequence ATGGCTTCAAAAAAATTTTTTATATGTAAACATTGCGGAAATATAATCGGTATGATCGAGTCCGCCGGAGTTCCTGTCGTCTGCTGCGGCGAAAAAATGACGGAACTCGTTCCGAACACTACGGACGCCGCGCAAGAAAAGCATGTGCCGGACGTAACCGTTTCCGGAAACACTGTTACCGTAAAGATCGGTTCCATAGCGCATCCTATGACTCAGGAGCACTTTATTTCTTGGGTGTATGTGGAAACGGCACAGGGCGGGCAGCGCAAAAAAATCAATCCAGGAGACATGCCTGAAGTAGTCTTCGCCTTAACGGAAAAGGACAAGCCTATCGCCGCGTACGCTTATTGCAATCTGCACGGCCTTTGGAAAAAAGATCTGTAA
- a CDS encoding methylated-DNA--[protein]-cysteine S-methyltransferase — translation MVYIHRYKTPGGFSNLLMNSDGEALTGLWFENSQDAFKHVLNCEEKELTIFKDTCRWLDVYFSGKQPDFTPEYKIKNLTPFRKEVIDEMLKIPFGAVVSYGYIANTLARKRGKAKMSAQAVGGAVGWNPLCIIIPCHRVVGTNMNLTGYGGGIQNKISLLSLEGNDMNMFPLPKKMEQRPGACKNSAPNV, via the coding sequence ATGGTATACATACATCGCTATAAAACGCCCGGAGGCTTTTCCAACCTACTGATGAACAGCGACGGCGAAGCTCTTACGGGTTTATGGTTTGAAAATTCTCAAGACGCTTTCAAGCATGTCTTAAACTGCGAAGAAAAAGAACTGACGATTTTTAAAGACACTTGCCGCTGGCTGGACGTCTATTTTTCGGGTAAACAACCTGACTTTACGCCGGAGTATAAAATAAAAAATCTTACGCCTTTTAGAAAAGAAGTCATAGACGAAATGCTTAAAATCCCATTCGGCGCCGTCGTTTCCTACGGTTATATTGCGAATACTCTTGCCCGAAAACGCGGCAAGGCAAAGATGTCCGCACAGGCCGTAGGAGGAGCGGTAGGATGGAATCCTTTATGCATAATAATACCGTGTCATCGCGTCGTAGGCACAAACATGAATTTAACGGGCTACGGCGGCGGCATACAAAATAAAATTTCGCTGCTTTCGCTTGAAGGAAACGATATGAATATGTTTCCCTTGCCTAAAAAAATGGAACAAAGACCGGGCGCATGCAAGAATTCCGCGCCTAATGTATAA
- the thrS gene encoding threonine--tRNA ligase, translating to MAVDEKLATVRHSCAHVMAEAVLHLFPGTKYAIGPAIDTGFYYDFAFPKDVKFSEADFPAIEKEMRRIIAGNHDFIRTEVTKDEALKLFKDQEYKVEIINDLPAEEKITTYRQDDFLDLCRGPHVANTKEINAQGFKLLKTAGAYWRGDSERPMLTRVYALCFAKPNDLKEHLKMLEEAEKRDHRKLGTEMDLFHLDPEDPGQIFWHPAGWTMYVALQDYMRKRVLEDGYKEVNTPAVMPRTLWEKSGHWGHYQKNMFITESEKRMFAIKPMNCPGALEIFNTRTRSYKDLPMRLAEFGHCVRNEPSGTLHGIMRVRGFVQDDAHILCTDDQISDEVSKFCRLLKSVYKDFGFDKNLIVKFSTMPDDHVGDLATWERAEKALAEACKKAELEYEIQPKEGAFYGPKLEFTLVDALGRQWQCGTIQVDYQLPSSERLNAEYTGADNQKHNPVMLHRAVLGSLERFLGILIENFAGAMPVWLHFEQAAVVPIGKDFNEYAQKINNALLAAGIRSNAYLDDDNMKNKIRLISMQNRTPYILVVGEKEKAENSVTVRFRHSSGLPQRTFSLDEFIAYARNKIDTHSLNS from the coding sequence ATGGCTGTTGATGAAAAACTTGCAACAGTGCGTCACAGTTGTGCACACGTCATGGCGGAAGCCGTTTTACATTTATTTCCGGGAACAAAATATGCGATAGGGCCGGCAATCGACACGGGGTTTTATTATGACTTCGCTTTTCCCAAAGACGTTAAGTTTTCCGAAGCGGATTTTCCTGCAATAGAAAAAGAAATGCGCCGTATCATTGCAGGCAACCATGATTTTATACGCACCGAAGTGACAAAAGACGAGGCTTTAAAATTATTTAAGGATCAGGAATACAAGGTTGAAATAATTAACGACTTGCCTGCAGAAGAAAAGATCACTACATATCGGCAAGACGATTTTCTCGACCTGTGTCGCGGTCCCCACGTAGCGAACACAAAAGAAATAAACGCACAAGGGTTTAAGCTTTTGAAAACGGCGGGAGCCTATTGGAGAGGAGACTCCGAACGTCCCATGCTTACCCGCGTTTATGCGCTGTGCTTTGCAAAACCCAACGATCTTAAAGAACATCTTAAAATGCTAGAAGAAGCCGAAAAACGGGATCACCGCAAATTGGGCACTGAAATGGATCTTTTTCACCTCGATCCTGAAGATCCCGGGCAGATTTTCTGGCACCCTGCAGGCTGGACAATGTACGTTGCGCTGCAGGATTATATGCGCAAAAGAGTTTTGGAAGACGGATATAAAGAAGTAAACACTCCTGCCGTAATGCCGCGCACTTTGTGGGAAAAAAGCGGCCACTGGGGACACTATCAAAAAAACATGTTCATAACCGAAAGCGAAAAGCGGATGTTCGCCATCAAACCGATGAACTGTCCGGGAGCCCTTGAAATTTTCAATACGCGAACCCGTTCCTATAAAGATTTGCCCATGCGCTTGGCAGAATTCGGGCATTGCGTGCGCAATGAACCCAGCGGAACGCTGCACGGAATTATGAGAGTAAGAGGCTTTGTTCAAGACGACGCGCACATCCTATGTACCGACGATCAAATAAGTGACGAAGTTTCCAAATTCTGCCGGCTGTTAAAATCGGTTTATAAGGACTTCGGCTTCGATAAGAATCTCATCGTTAAATTCAGCACTATGCCCGACGATCATGTAGGCGATCTGGCTACATGGGAGCGTGCGGAAAAGGCCCTTGCCGAAGCCTGCAAAAAAGCGGAACTCGAATATGAAATACAGCCCAAAGAAGGCGCCTTTTACGGACCTAAACTTGAATTTACGCTGGTCGACGCGCTCGGCCGTCAATGGCAGTGCGGCACTATACAGGTGGATTATCAGTTGCCTTCTTCCGAACGGCTTAACGCCGAATATACGGGCGCGGACAATCAAAAACACAACCCCGTCATGCTGCACAGGGCGGTCTTAGGATCGCTTGAACGCTTTCTCGGCATCTTAATCGAAAATTTTGCCGGAGCCATGCCGGTTTGGCTGCATTTTGAACAGGCCGCAGTCGTTCCGATCGGCAAAGACTTTAACGAATACGCGCAAAAAATCAATAACGCCTTGCTCGCAGCCGGTATACGTTCAAACGCATACCTCGACGACGACAACATGAAAAATAAGATTCGCCTGATAAGCATGCAAAACAGAACTCCTTATATACTTGTTGTAGGTGAAAAAGAAAAGGCTGAAAATTCGGTAACCGTCAGGTTCCGCCACAGTTCGGGATTGCCGCAAAGGACGTTCAGCCTTGACGAATTTATCGCTTACGCGCGAAACAAAATAGACACCCATTCTTTAAATAGCTGA
- the rnhA gene encoding ribonuclease HI, with the protein MSENSESPEIFVYTDGGCSGNPGPGGWGCVVLADGQEIRKSGGEKLTTNNRMELTAVIQAFVLIGQNSSWNSRKITVCTDSQYVKNGITQWITAWKKNNWKTSNKQPVKNQDLWITLDALASRLNLSWNWVKGHAGIKYNEICDSLAGEEIKKFV; encoded by the coding sequence ATGAGTGAAAATAGCGAATCGCCTGAAATTTTTGTTTATACCGACGGCGGATGTTCCGGAAATCCCGGCCCCGGCGGTTGGGGCTGCGTCGTCCTTGCGGATGGGCAAGAGATCCGCAAAAGCGGCGGTGAAAAACTTACGACAAATAACAGAATGGAACTTACGGCCGTAATACAAGCCTTCGTTCTGATCGGACAAAATTCTTCATGGAATTCGCGAAAGATCACGGTCTGTACCGACAGTCAGTATGTTAAAAACGGGATTACTCAATGGATTACCGCTTGGAAAAAAAATAACTGGAAAACGTCCAATAAACAGCCTGTCAAAAATCAGGATCTGTGGATTACGCTCGACGCCCTTGCTTCACGTTTGAATTTAAGCTGGAATTGGGTAAAAGGACATGCAGGCATAAAATACAACGAAATCTGCGATTCTCTTGCGGGCGAAGAGATTAAAAAATTCGTTTAA
- a CDS encoding cytidine deaminase has product MKNVSISGDIPVKKLIEKALEMLQFSYTPYSHWKVGAALLCADGKIWGGCNIENAAYTPSNCAERTAFFNAVSAGEKEFKAIAVVGGSEGNVSSFCFPCGVCRQVMMEFCEPEDFIVIVAKNTDEYRINTLKELLPDGFGPVSLTM; this is encoded by the coding sequence ATGAAAAACGTTTCCATATCCGGCGATATTCCGGTGAAAAAGCTCATTGAAAAGGCGCTGGAAATGCTGCAATTCTCTTACACACCGTATTCGCACTGGAAGGTAGGCGCCGCGCTGCTCTGTGCAGACGGGAAAATCTGGGGCGGCTGCAACATTGAAAATGCCGCTTATACGCCGTCAAACTGCGCGGAGCGCACGGCCTTTTTCAACGCTGTAAGCGCCGGTGAAAAAGAATTTAAGGCTATTGCGGTTGTCGGCGGCAGCGAAGGAAACGTAAGTTCCTTCTGCTTTCCGTGCGGAGTTTGCCGCCAAGTTATGATGGAATTTTGCGAGCCTGAAGATTTTATCGTTATCGTCGCAAAGAATACGGACGAATACCGCATAAATACGTTAAAAGAACTCTTACCCGACGGCTTCGGCCCCGTGTCGCTGACAATGTAA